The Raphanus sativus cultivar WK10039 chromosome 2, ASM80110v3, whole genome shotgun sequence genome includes a region encoding these proteins:
- the LOC108843113 gene encoding isocitrate dehydrogenase [NAD] catalytic subunit 5, mitochondrial yields the protein MTMAATFAKRLIGSRSSQILGGAANSTSTAATSVARAFCSSSTTPITATMFPGDGIGPEIAESVKQVFTTAGVPINWEEHYVSTEIDPRTQSFLTWESLESVRRNKVGLKGPMATPIGKGHRSLNLTLRKELNLYANVRPCYSLPGYKTRYDDVNLITIRENTEGEYSGLEHQVVRGVVESLKIITRQASLRVAEYAFHYAKTHGRERVSAIHKANIMQKTDGLFLKCCREVAEKYPEITYEEVVIDNCCMMLVKNPALFDVLVMPNLYGDIISDLCAGLVGGLGLTPSCNIGEDGVALAEAVHGSAPDIAGKNLANPTALLLSGVMMLRHLKLNEQAEQIHSAIINTIAEGKYRTADLGGTSTTTEFTKAICDHL from the exons ATGACCATGGCAGCAACCTTCGCGAAACGCCTGATCGGAAGCCGATCGAGCCAGATCCTCGGAGGGGCTGCGAACTCCACCTCAACCGCGGCCACTTCCGTCGCCAGAGCCTTCTGCTCGTCATCCACCACTCCAATCACCGCAACCATGTTCCCCGGAGACGGGATCGGTCCCGAGATCGCCGAATCCGTCAAACAG GTGTTCACAACGGCTGGAGTGCCGATAAACTGGGAAGAACACTACGTGAGCACAGAGATCGATCCGAGGACGCAGAGTTTCTTGACCTGGGAGAGTCTCGAATCCGTGCGTAGAAACAAAGTCGGTTTGAAAGGTCCGATGGCTACTCCTATCGGGAAAGGTCACCGTTCTCTGAACCTGACTCTCAGGAAAGAGCTGAATCTGTACGCCAACGTTAGGCCTTGCTACAGTCTCCCTGGTTACAAGACTCGTTACGACGACGTGAATCTCATCACCATTAGGGAGAACACTGAAGGAGAGTACAGTGGGCTCGAGCATCAG GTTGTTAGAGGTGTGGTGGAGAGTCTTAAGATCATTACGCGTCAGGCGAGTTTGAGAGTTGCGGAGTATGCTTTTCACTATGCTAAGACTCATGGAAGAGAGAGGGTTTCTGCTATTCACAAAGCTAATATTATGCAGAAAACTGATGGTCTTTTCCTCAAG TGTTGTCGTGAGGTTGCTGAGAAGTATCCTGAGATAACTTACGAAGAGGTTGTTATTGACAACTGTTGTATGATG CTTGTGAAAAACCCAGCACTGTTTGATGTATTGGTGATGCCAAACCTCTACGGTGACATTATCAGTGACCTGTGTGCCGGACTGGTGGGAGGACTAGGATTGACTCCAAG TTGTAATATCGGGGAAGATGGTGTAGCCCTAGCTGAAGCAGTTCACGGTTCTGCACCTGATATCGCTGGAAAG AACTTGGCGAACCCAACAGCGTTGCTACTGAGTGGAGTGATGATGTTACGTCACCTGAAGCTGAACGAACAAGCAGAACAAATCCACAGCGCAATCATCAACACGATAGCGGAGGGCAAATACAGAACGGCAGATCTTGGAGGTACTTCAACCACCACGGAATTCACAAAGGCAATCTGTGATCATCTCTGA
- the LOC108819310 gene encoding laccase-11: MKIIRNPGFLFLFFYLLGFLGDAPVDAAVKKYQFDVQMKNVSRLCNAKPIVTVNGMFPGPTVYAREGDRVIINVTNHVQYNLSIHWHGLKQYRNGWADGPAYITQCPMQTGQSYVYDFNVTGQRGTLWWHAHILWLRATVYGAIVILPQPGKPYPFPQPYQETNIVLGEWWNRDVETAVNQANQLGAPPPMSDAHTINGKPGPLFPCSEKHTFVVEVEAGKTYLLRIVNAALNDELFFGIAGHDMTVVEIDAVYTKPFTTKFILIGPGQTTNVLVKTDRSPNRYFMAAGPFMDAPVSVDNKTATAILQYKGVPNTVIPILPKLPSSNDTSFALDYNGKLRSLNTPNFPALVPLKVDRRLFYTIGLGINACPTCVNGTNLAASINNITFIMPKIALLKAHYFNLPGVFRTDFPDRPPKAFNYTGVPLTANLGTSTGTRLSRVKFNTTIELVLQDTNLLTVESHPFHLHGYNFFVVGTGVGNFDPKKDPAKFNLIDPPERNTVGVPTGGWAAIRFRADNPGVWFMHCHLEVHTMWGLKMAFVVENGNTPELSVLPPPKDYPSC, from the exons ATGAAGATAATCCGAAACCCGggttttctctttctcttcttttatcTTCTTGGATTTCTTGGTGATGCTCCCGTGGATGCAGCGGTGAAGAAGTACCAATTCGAT GTTCAAATGAAGAACGTAAGCCGGTTATGCAATGCTAAACCGATTGTCACAGTTAACGGAATGTTCCCTGGACCAACGGTTTACGCAAGAGAAGGTGATCGAGTCATCATCAATGTCACCAACCATGTGCAGTACAATTTGTCCATCCATTG GCATGGTCTTAAACAGTACCGAAATGGTTGGGCGGATGGTCCTGCATACATAACTCAGTGTCCGATGCAGACCGGACAAAGTTATGTTTATGATTTCAACGTGACCGGACAACGTGGGACTCTCTGGTGGCACGCACACATCCTCTGGCTAAGAGCCACCGTGTATGGAGCTATTGTCATCTTGCCTCAACCAGGAAAACCATATCCTTTCCCACAACCATACCAAGAAACCAACATAGTCCTCG GAGAATGGTGGAACAGAGACGTTGAGACGGCGGTTAACCAAGCCAACCAGTTGGGCGCACCACCTCCGATGTCAGATGCTCATACCATAAATGGAAAACCTGGACCGCTCTTTCCATGTTCTGAGAAAC ACACATTCGTGGTGGAGGTAGAAGCCGGAAAAACATACCTTCTGAGGATCGTCAACGCTGCACTAAATGACGAGCTGTTCTTCGGGATCGCAGGCCACGACATGACCGTGGTGGAGATCGATGCAGTCTACACTAAACCATTCACaaccaaatttattttaatcgGTCCAGGTCAAACCACAAATGTTCTAGTCAAAACTGACCGCTCTCCAAACCGTTACTTCATGGCAGCTGGTCCGTTCATGGACGCTCCAGTATCCGTAGACAACAAAACCGCAACCGCTATTCTTCAATACAAAGGTGTACCAAACACGGTCATACCGATCTTACCAAAGCTTCCTTCATCTAATGACACATCATTTGCTTTGGACTATAACGGAAAGCTTAGGAGTCTCAATACACCGAACTTTCCAGCTCTTGTACCTCTTAAAGTTGACCGTAGATTGTTTTACACGATCGGCCTAGGCATTAATGCTTGCCCAACCTGTGTGAACGGGACCAATCTTGCAGCTTCCATAAACAATATCACGTTCATTATGCCGAAAATCGCGCTTTTGAAAGCTCATTACTTCAACCTCCCTGGAGTTTTCAGGACCGACTTCCCCGATAGACCACCTAAAGCGTTTAACTACACTGGTGTGCCACTCACGGCTAACCTGGGGACATCTACGGGGACAAGACTAAGCCGAGTTAAGTTCAATACAACAATTGAGCTAGTCTTGCAAGACACAAATCTACTAACTGTTGAGTCACATCCTTTCCATCTTCACGGCTACAACTTCTTTGTGGTTGGAACTGGTGTTGGAAACTTTGACCCCAAGAAAGATCCAGCTAAGTTTAATCTCATTGACCCGCCCGAGAGAAACACGGTTGGAGTACCTACCGGTGGTTGGGCAGCCATCAGATTCAGGGCTGATAATCCAG GTGTTTGGTTTATGCATTGTCACTTGGAAGTCCACACAATGTGGGGTCTAAAGATGGCTTTTGTTGTTGAGAACGGGAATACACCTGAGCTTTCCGTTCTACCACCGCCCAAAGATTATCCATCATGCTAA
- the LOC108825116 gene encoding serine/threonine-protein kinase PCRK2 has translation MKCFLFPLGDNKKEEQRSPKPVSPLSDRTKFTKTGLDGSGTSTVSSSSNPTLHSRENSLREFTVADLRLVTRNFSRSVMIGEGGFGRVYWGTIKSLQDPSKKIEVAVKQLGKRGLQGHKEWMTEVNFLGVVEHPNLVKLLGHCAEDDDRGIQRLLVYEYMPNQSVEFHLAPRSPTVLTWDLRLRIAQDAARGLTYLHEEMDFQIIFRDFKSSNILLDEDWKAKLSDFGLARLGPSPGSTHVSTGVVGTMGYAAPEYIQTGRLTSKSDVWGYGVFMYELITGRRPLDKNRPKGEQKLLEWVRPYLTDTKRFSLVIDPRLEGKYSIKHVQKLAVVANLCLTRNSKARPKMSEVLEMVTKIVEDSSSRNGGKKRQLVPLRSLGPSSDVEEKNKKVLDGGEGGWLDKLWNPKNVRAC, from the exons ATGAAGTGTTTCTTATTCCCTCTTGGGGACAACAAGAAAGAAGAACAGAGGAGTCCTAAACCGGTTTCACCCCTCTCTGACCGTACTAAATTCACCAAAACCGGTTTAGATGGCTCTGGAACCAGCACggtatcatcatcatccaacCCTACCTTGCACTCCAGAGAGAATAGCCTCAGAGAGTTCACAGTTGCTGATCTCAGATTAGTTACAAGGAATTTCAGCCGCTCTGTTATGATAGGCGAAGGCGGTTTCGGTCGTGTCTACTGGGGAACAATCAAGAGCTTACAAGACCCTTCCAAGAAAATCGAAGTCGCCGTTAAGCAGCTTGGCAAGAGAGGGTTACAGGGTCATAAAGAATGGATGACGGAAGTGAACTTTCTCGGGGTGGTTGAGCATCCAAACTTGGTGAAACTGTTGGGTCATTGTGCAGAAGACGATGATCGTGGAATCCAAAGGCTTTTGGTTTATGAATATATGCCAAACCAAAGCGTTGAGTTCCATCTAGCTCCACGTTCACCGACTGTGCTTACTTGGGACCTCAGGTTGAGAATAGCACAAGACGCAGCTCGGGGGTTGACATACCTCCACGAAGAAATGGACTTTCAA ATAATATTTAGAGATTTCAAGTCATCCAACATTCTACTAGACGAGGACTGGAAAGCAAAGCTTTCAGATTTTGGTTTGGCTCGTTTAGGTCCTTCGCCAGGATCAACTCATGTTTCTACTGGT GTAGTAGGAACAATGGGCTACGCAGCACCAGAATATATCCAAACGGGTCGTCTAACATCGAAGAGTGACGTGTGGGGTTATGGAGTTTTCATGTATGAGCTCATTACAGGAAGGAGGCCTCTAGACAAGAACAGGCCTAAAGGAGAGCAGAAGCTTTTAGAATGGGTGAGACCTTACTTAACCGACACAAAGAGGTTTAGTCTCGTTATAGACCCGAGGCTTGAAGGCAAATACTCGATTAAACACGTCCAGAAACTAGCAGTTGTAGCCAACCTTTGCCTTACTAGGAACTCAAAGGCACGTCCAAAGATGAGTGAGGTGTTGGAGATGGTGACAAAGATTGTTGAAGATTCTTCGTCTAGGAATGGTGGTAAGAAGAGGCAGCTGGTCCCGTTGAGGAGTCTAGGACCGTCTAGCGACGTGGAAGAGAAGAATAAGAAGGTTCTTGATGGTGGCGAAGGAGGTTGGTTAGATAAGTTATGGAACCCAAAGAATGTGAGAGCTTGTTGA
- the LOC108843114 gene encoding probable cytokinin riboside 5'-monophosphate phosphoribohydrolase LOG6 produces the protein MEDAGEKIREMANEHSSRFKSICVFCGSSNGKKASYQDAAIDLGKELVAKNIDLVYGGGSIGLMGLVSQAVHDGGRHVIGVIPKLLMVQEITGETIGEVREVADMHQRKAEMAKHSDAFIALPGGSGTLEELLEVITWAQLGIHDKPVGLLNVDGYYNALLSFIDKAVEEGFILPAARHIIVSAPTAKELFEKLEEYVPQHNK, from the exons ATGGAAGATGCAGGGGAGAAAATTAGGGAGATGGCAAATGAACACAGTTCAAGGTTTAAGAGCATTTGCGTCTTCTGTGGGAGTAGCAATGGCAAGAAAGCTAGTTATCAAGATGCAGCCATTGATTTAGGCAAAGAATTG GTGGCGAAGAACATTGATCTTGTGTACGGTGGAGGGAGCATAGGTTTGATGGGTTTGGTCTCTCAAGCTGTTCATGATGGTGGTCGTCATGTTATTGG AGTCATCCCAAAGCTCCTCATGGTGCAAGAG attactgGAGAGACAATAGGAGAAGTGAGGGAAGTTGCAGATATGCATCAGCGGAAAGCTGAGATGGCTAAGCATTCTGATGCATTCATTGCTTTGCCTG GTGGCTCTGGTACACTAGAGGAGCTACTTGAAGTGATAACTTGGGCACAACTTGGAATCCATGATAAACCG GTTGGTTTATTAAATGTTGATGGATATTACAATGCTTTGCTATCATTCATCGACAAAGCTGTCGAAGAAGGCTTTATTCTTCCAGCCGCTCGACATATCATCGTATCCGCGCCAACCGCAAAAGAGTTGTTTGAGAAATTAGAG GAATACGTGCCTCAACATAACAAGTAG
- the LOC108834657 gene encoding uncharacterized protein LOC108834657 produces MAIAEKHEAQQQTPNLDWMKHIWSVKTSPKIKDFLWKVANKAIPVSANLERRGLPAFACKKCGGVEDDLHVFLLCPFARNVWELAPLMEGPEQTLPALDIFLYLANKMIVLPPVGLYIPLWPWILWHLWKARNKLIFDNRSFTGEEVLLKAIKDAKEWQSAQVEGVATQQQLTQRRNHSMIPQHLTGNICHVDAAWRQETETCGIGGVFSGPNLPSPPIISYSRRFITSALMAEALAVRSAVMLAASSNIQSLTILSDSQVLISLLKTKDSRPALYGIMSDIYHLSRLFQSIIFRFVPRLENREADHVAKSALIATIVPPCGE; encoded by the coding sequence ATGGCTATTGCGGAGAAACATGAGGCACAACAACAAACGCCTAACCTTGACTGGATGAAACACATATGGAGTGTCAAAACAAGCCCGAAGATTAAAGATTTCTTGTGGAAAGTAGCCAATAAAGCCATTCCGGTGAGCGCTAATCTAGAACGGCGAGGCCTCCCGGCTTTTGCTTGTAAGAAATGTGGAGGGGTGGAAGATGATCTCCACGTCTTTCTCTTGTGCCCTTTTGCACGCAATGTGTGGGAGCTTGCTCCCTTGATGGAGGGTCCGGAACAGACTCTCCCAGCGCTTGATATATTTCTTTATCTTGCTAATAAGATGATTGTTTTGCCCCCTGTGGGTCTTTATATCCCTTTGTGGCCATGGATCCTTTGGCATTTGTGGAAAGCCCGTAACAAACTGATCTTTGATAACAGGTCTTTTACTGGAGAGGAAGTACTTCTCAAGGCAATCAAGGACGCCAAGGAATGGCAATCCGCCCAGGTCGAAGGAGTCGCGACACAACAGCAACTAACCCAGAGAAGAAACCACTCCATGATACCGCAGCACCTAACTGGAAACATCTGCCATGTCGACGCAGCGTGGAGACAAGAAACAGAGACATGTGGTATTGGTGGCGTCTTTTCTGGACCAAATCTCCCCTCCCCCCCGATCATCAGTTACTCTCGACGGTTCATCACATCAGCTTTGATGGCCGAGGCCCTTGCGGTCCGTTCTGCAGTCATGTTGGCTGCGTCGTCGAACATCCAGTCCCTTACGATATTGTCTGACTCTCAGGTTCTCATCTCACTGTTGAAGACTAAAGATTCAAGACCTGCTCTGTACGGGATTATGTCCGACATCTATCATCTCTCTCGCTTATTTCAATCTATTATCTTTCGCTTTGTACCTCGTTTAGAGAATAGGGAAGCCGATCATGTGGCAAAATCGGCTCTTATTGCTACTATTGTTCCTCCTTGTGGGGAGTAA
- the LOC130498646 gene encoding auxin-responsive protein SAUR50-like, translating into MMKKSKLITKAWKQMSSRAAKHKAAAEEPHIPHDVPKGHLVVYVGKEEESYKRFVIKITLLHDPIIRALLDQSKDDVYDDFTSGDSKLCIACDETIFLEVLQNASPRNSWS; encoded by the coding sequence atgatgaagaagagcaagCTGATCACAAAGGCATGGAAGCAAATGTCTAGCAGAGCAGCCAAGCATAAGGCCGCTGCGGAGGAACCTCACATACCACACGACGTACCAAAGGGACACCTAGTGGTGTACGTAGGTAAAGAAGAGGAGAGTTACAAGAGGTTCGTGATCAAAATCACGCTGCTTCACGATCCTATCATCAGGGCTTTGCTTGATCAATCAAAAGACGATGTTTACGATGATTTCACTTCGGGAGATTCCAAGCTTTGTATCGCTTGCGACGAAACTATCTTCCTTGAGGTCCTCCAAAACGCTTCTCCCCGTAATTCATGGTCTTGA